A single region of the Anaerolineales bacterium genome encodes:
- a CDS encoding M23 family metallopeptidase — protein sequence MRRTLISILLVGCVGIALLGALPPAYAQNNETNTPFPTNTPRQRATPSPTYTPPPTVTPAPTTISTLIPGGFGGADATWTPLPPTESNVVEGHFLFRRPFSDDLITYWARNYAYGSTSNGNLRVHHGLDFPNPSGTPVLAAADGVVYWAGEDVTTLFGPQPDFYGRLIVIEHPFQYVGGIKIYTLYGHLRDVNVTVGETVTAGQVIGYVGSAGIAAGAHLHFEVRTGEPENYYATRNPELWLAPYPNTGVVAARVMDVNGTPLQGVMVEVKSPGVYQQAWTYTGFNVNGDLGFNENVTVPDVPAGYHTLTITGADTILRYRRIVYVEAGKVTLVTINIQP from the coding sequence ATGCGTCGTACCCTCATCAGCATCCTTCTCGTCGGCTGTGTGGGAATCGCCCTCTTGGGGGCGCTTCCTCCCGCCTATGCTCAAAACAACGAGACAAACACCCCATTTCCAACCAACACCCCCCGCCAGCGGGCAACCCCCTCGCCCACCTACACCCCGCCGCCGACAGTCACCCCCGCCCCCACGACGATTAGCACGCTAATTCCGGGCGGCTTTGGGGGAGCGGATGCCACCTGGACGCCGCTCCCGCCCACCGAGTCAAACGTTGTGGAGGGTCATTTCCTCTTTCGCCGTCCCTTCAGTGACGACCTGATCACCTATTGGGCGCGGAACTACGCTTATGGCTCAACCAGCAACGGCAATTTGCGCGTCCATCACGGGCTGGATTTTCCCAACCCTAGCGGCACACCCGTCCTCGCGGCGGCAGATGGCGTCGTCTATTGGGCGGGTGAAGATGTGACCACCTTGTTTGGTCCTCAGCCCGATTTCTATGGACGGCTGATCGTCATTGAACACCCTTTTCAGTATGTCGGCGGCATCAAAATCTACACGCTCTACGGGCATTTGCGCGATGTGAATGTCACCGTTGGCGAAACAGTGACGGCGGGGCAGGTGATCGGTTATGTTGGCTCAGCGGGGATTGCCGCCGGAGCGCATCTCCATTTTGAAGTGCGGACGGGCGAACCGGAAAACTATTACGCTACCCGCAACCCCGAATTGTGGCTTGCCCCTTACCCAAATACGGGCGTCGTCGCTGCGCGGGTCATGGATGTCAATGGGACGCCCCTTCAGGGGGTGATGGTTGAGGTCAAGTCGCCCGGCGTCTACCAGCAAGCGTGGACGTATACGGGCTTTAATGTGAACGGCGATCTCGGCTTCAACGAGAATGTCACCGTCCCCGATGTGCCTGCTGGCTACCACACCCTAACGATCACCGGGGCGGATACAATTCTCCGCTATCGGCGTATTGTTTATGTGGAGGCGGGCAAAGTCACCCTTGTCACGATCAATATCCAGCCCTGA